The Sporosarcina sp. Marseille-Q4943 genome includes the window TACCGAAGAACTTGATATTCAACCCGACAAACCGGTATTGGAAGCACCAGTGGAACAGCCTAGGAAGGAAAACATTCAACCTGAACCGGTGGTTATTAATGCGAATGAAGGACCTGGTTTCTAATGATCCGTATTGAAACGCTTGCAACAGGAAGCACAGGCAACTGTTATCTGATCGATGATGACCGCACTCAACTTCTACTCGAGTGCGGTATCCGATTCAAAGATATTCGGCGCAAGTTGAACTTTCGAACATCATCCGTTGCAGGAATTTTAATTTCTCACAGCCACAAGGATCACTGCAAGGGTGTTTCTAGCGCGTTGGATGCTTCGCTGGACGTTTATATGTCTGGAGCCACAGCGAGCGAAATAGGCATATCACACAACCGAATTAGGCTGTATGAAAACAAGAAGCAGTTTAGAATCGGAACGTTTACCATTCTACCGTTTGACGTTCAGCACGATGTGGAGAATCACGGTTTTCTAATCCAAAGTGACAATGGGAGCAAACTACTTTTCGCAACTGATACTTACTACGTGAAATACAAATTCAAAGGGTTGAGCCACCTCATGATCGAGTGTAACTATTCTAGGAAAATACTTGATGAAAATGTTGAGAGTGGACGAGTCCCGCAGTTTTTAGCGAACAGGATTATCGGTAGCCATTTCTCACTGGAGAATGTGCTGGACTTTCTAAAGGCAAACGATCTGTCGAAGGTGCAGGAGATCCACCTGCTGCATCTGTCGGATAGTAATTCGGACGAAGGAATGTTTAAGCAAGAGGTTCAATCAGCTACAGGGAAACTAGTATACGTTCCCTGATTCATCGATAGGAAGGAGGTACAAAATTGAGTGGCTGGATAAAGTTACACAGAAAGATATTAGACAACGAGATTTGGCAAGATGTGACCGCATTTCGGCTCTTCACCTTGTTGTTACTAAGGGCCTCTCATAAGGATGGAGTAAAGACGAGGGGCATTGAAGTGAATCGAGGGCAGTACCTCCGTTCCTATTCGAAGTTAGCTGAGGACTTGGAATATACAGAAGGAAGAGGCTTTAAAAAGGTATCAAAAAGCACCGTTGAGAGGAAAGTTAAGAAGTTAGTTGATGCAGGGATGGTCTCAGTTAACGAAACGGTTAGCGGGACGATGTTCACCATCACTAAATACGATGAATACCAAGGCTTTGACGACAATGCGGAATCCGATAGCGGGACGGTTGACGAGACGAACTTGGGACGAAGTCGGGACGATGATGGGACGAACCTGGGACAAGAACAAGAATTAAAGAATTTAAGAATTAAAGAATTAAATATTACTACTACCTCTACTACTGCGCTTGCACTTGATCAAGG containing:
- a CDS encoding MBL fold metallo-hydrolase is translated as MIRIETLATGSTGNCYLIDDDRTQLLLECGIRFKDIRRKLNFRTSSVAGILISHSHKDHCKGVSSALDASLDVYMSGATASEIGISHNRIRLYENKKQFRIGTFTILPFDVQHDVENHGFLIQSDNGSKLLFATDTYYVKYKFKGLSHLMIECNYSRKILDENVESGRVPQFLANRIIGSHFSLENVLDFLKANDLSKVQEIHLLHLSDSNSDEGMFKQEVQSATGKLVYVP
- a CDS encoding DnaD domain-containing protein, with the protein product MSGWIKLHRKILDNEIWQDVTAFRLFTLLLLRASHKDGVKTRGIEVNRGQYLRSYSKLAEDLEYTEGRGFKKVSKSTVERKVKKLVDAGMVSVNETVSGTMFTITKYDEYQGFDDNAESDSGTVDETNLGRSRDDDGTNLGQEQELKNLRIKELNITTTSTTALALDQGFGEVIQIFEANLCMLSPMQRESLGMWFDDFNQQTEIIYLAIKIAADRNKKNFGFVEYLLKEWSSHKLTTVEQIESHERNGLDKQRKQARPYVRTGAKVERVPEWLNQQQQDKQPAEQKEDPEISDAKRRELKKKLEDISRRQNA